GCAAACAACGTGATGGAGAGCAAATGACTTTTCAAGTATTTATAGAGCCAAAAGGAGAGCATTTAAAGGGTCACGACAAATGGAAAGAAGACTTCTTAATTGAAATAAGAGCAGAACAAAAGACAATCAACATCCACACAGACACTTATTTGATAACAGCCGTTCCGTTCTACAATTACAACAACGAAAACGAATTTAAGACAACATTAGAAAATACATTAAATTTAACATAAAAAAGCTCCAACTTCCTAGCTCTTGATACGAGAATATCTTATCCGAAGCAATCAGGTTATTAGGATTTATAATTCCATTTGGTGTTAAAACAATAAATACAAAGATTTTCTAACCGAAAAAATCAAATAAATCAACGTGGTTGAAATGCACGGGGATATCGTAGGGACGATGTGCCCTCCATAGGCGGGTAAACACATCGTCTCTACAAACAAATACGGAAAAACAAAACAAACCCATAACCACCACCGCAATAAAATGTCCGGCAATAAATTTCAGGGAAAATACAGAATACCGTCCGCGCGTCATCCGTGGCACGGTTATAATTCCGGGTTGTATTTTATTACCATCTGCACCCGGGGGATGGAACATTATTTCGGGGAAATCATCGCAACGGGTGGGGCGCGTAGGGACGATGCGCACATCGTCCCTACACAGGAAACCAACGAACCGATAATGCATTTCACCGAAATAGGAAAATACGCGGTGGAATGTATAAAAAAAATACCCAATCATTTTCCTGACACAGAAATTCCTGCCTATGTTGTTATGCCTAACCATGTTCATTTAATTGTTGGAATTGATAATAATAATTGTAGAGACGCCATATATGACGTCTCTACGGAAACGTNNCAAAATAACGAAAAAATGAAATCGATTGCCCAAAAATGCGGACGTTTATCACATGTTATTTCAAATTTTAAATCCGCCGTTACCCGTTACGCGAATCAAAANNNNNNNNNNNNNNNNNNNNNNNNNNNNNNNNNNNNNNNNNNNNNNNNNNNNNNNNNNNNNNNNNNNNNNNNNNNNNNNNNNNNNNNNNNNNNNNNNNNNNNNNNNNNNNNNNNNNNNNNNNNNNNNNNNNNNNNNNNNNNNNNNNNNNNNNNNNNNNNNNNNNNNNNNNNNNNNNNNNNNNNNNNNNNNNNNNNNNNNNNNNNNNNNNNNNNNNNNNNNNNNNNNNNNNNNNNNNNNNNNNNNNNNNNNNNNNNNNNNNNNNNNNNNNNNNNNNNNNNNNNNNNNNNNNNNNNNNNNNNNNNNNNNNNNNNNNNNNNNNNNNNNNNNNNNNNNNNNNNNNNNNNNNNNNNNNNNNNNNNNNNNNNNNNNNNNNNNNNNNNNNNNNNNNNNNNNNNNNNNNNNNNNNNNNNNNNNNNNNNNNNNNNNNNNNNNNNNNNNNNNNNNNNNNNNNNNNNNNNNNNNNNNNNNNNNNNNNNNNNNNNNNNNNNNNNNNNNNNNNNNNNNNNNNNNNNNNNNNNNNNNNNNNNNNNNNNNNNNNNNNNNNNNNNNNNNNNNNNNNNNNNNNNNNNNNNNNNNNNNNNNNNNNNNNNNNNNNNNNNNNNNNNNNNNNNNNNNNNNNNNNNNNNNNNNNNNNNNNNNNNNNNNNNNNNNNNNNNNNNNNNNNNNNNNNNNNNNNNNNNNNNNNNNNNNNNNNNNNNNNNNNNNNNNNNNNNNNNNNNNNNNNNNNNNNNNNNNNNNNNNNNNNNNNNNNNNNNNNNNNNNNNNNNNNNNNNNNNNNNNNNNNNNNNNNNNNNNNNNNNNNNNNNNNNNNNNNNNNNNNNNNNNNNNNNNNNNNNNNNNNNNNNNNNNNNNNNNNNNNNNNNNNNNNNNNNNNNNNNNNNNNNNNNNNNNNNNNNNNNNNNNNNNNNNNNNNNNNNNNNNNNNNNNNNNNNNNNNNNNNNNNNNNNNNNNNNNNNNNNNNNNNNNNNNNNNNNNNNNNNNNNNNNNNNNNNNNNNNNNNNNNNNNNNNNNNNNNNNNNNNNNNNNNNNNNNNNNNNNNNNNNNNNNNNNNNNNNNNNNNNNNNNNNNNNNNNNNNNNNNNNNNNNNNNNNNNNNNNNNNNNNNNNNNNNNNNNNNNNNNNNNNNNNNNNNNNNNNNNNNNNNNNNNNNNNNNNNNNNNNNNNNNNNNNNNNNNNNNNNNNNNNNNNNNNNNNNNNNNNNNNNNNNNNNNNNNNNNNNNNNNNNNNNNNNNNNNNNNNNNNNNNNNNNNNNNNNNNNNNNNNNNNNNNNNNNNNNNNNNNNNNNNNNNNNNNNNNNNNNNNNNNNNNNNNNNNNNNNNNNNNNNNNNNNNNNNNNNNNNNNNNNNNNNNNNNNNNNNNNNNNNNNNNNNNNNNNNNNNNNNNNNNNNNNNNNNNNNNNNNNNNNNNNNNNNNNNNNNNNNNNNNNNNNNNNNNNNNNNNNNNNNNNNNNNNNNNNNNNNNNNNNNNNNNNNNNNNNNNNNNNNNNNNNNNNNNNNNNNNNNNNNNNNNNNNNNNNNNNNNNNNNNNNNNNNNNNNNNNNNNNNNNNNNNNNNNNNNNNNNNNNNNNNNNNNNNNNNNNNNNNNNNNNNNNNNNNNNNNNNNNNNNNNNNNNNNNNNNNNNNNNNNNNNNNNNNNNNNNNNNNNNNNNNNNNNNNNNNNNNNNNNNNNNNNNNNNNNNNNNNNNNNNNNNNNNNNNNNNNNNNNNNNNNNNNNNNNNNNNNNNNNNNNNNNNNNNNNNNNNNNNNNNNNNNNNNNNNNNNNNNNNNNNNNNNNNNNNNNNNNNNNNNNNNNNNNNNNNNNNNNNNNNNNNNNNNNNNNNNNNNNNNNNNNNNNNNNNNNNNNNNNNNNNNNNNNNNNNNNNNNNNNNNNNNNNNNNNNNNNNNNNNNNNNNNNNNNNNNNNNNNNNNNNNNNNNNNNNNNNNNNNNNNNNNNNNNNNNNNNNNNNNNNNNNNNNNNNNNNNNNNNNNNNNNNNNNNNNNNNNNNNNNNNNNNNNNNNNNNNNNNNNNNNNNNNNNNNNNNNNNNNNNNNNNNNNNNNNNNNNNNNNNNNNNNNNNNNNNNAAAAAGAAGAAATTCTTTCTTTTTACTTTCGGTAGAAAGTTTTCAAGGGGGAATTTCAGATGGCGGGATGTTGTAAGTTTTTGATATTTATGAAAGTATTGTATTTTCTAATCCCTCTTTTTGGAGAAAGTGAGAATTTTGGATAGTATGATATTGTGATTCTTTGATATTATTTTGATGTTATATTATATGTATTATTTTATTCCCCCTTTGAAAAGGGGGTTAGGGGGATTGAAGTAAGCAATAACTTATAAAATAAAAACATATACTTAAAAACGATATAATCTCTACTTAAAATAAAATTATAAACAGATGAAAAAAATCATTCTTTTCTTATGGTTTTCTTTTGCTTTTTCTATCGGTATTTGCGCTCAAAATAACGATATCCGGCGCATTGTAGATGAAATACAAACAAAATACGTACCCGATCAACGTGTGTTGGAATATAATATCGACATAAAACAGCAAGATAATACGCCTACGCTTACGGGCGTAGTTTCCGATGTTCAGGTTTATCAGGAGCTTATCAATTCTTTAAAAACCGCTTCGGTTCCTTTTGTCGACAGTATCCGCGTGTTGCCCGATAAAAAAGCGATAGGAGAGAAGTGTTGGGCTTTTGTTCCGCTTTCGGTAATCAATATCAGCAACAAACCGCTTTTTAGCGCCGAAATAGTTTCGCAAACGTTGATGGGAACGCCGATAAAATTATTGGATAAAAGCAGGGGAGGATGGACGCAAATTCAAACCCCCGACGGTTATATCGGCTGGACGAATACGGATTTGGACGGAATAACCGAGCAACAACGCAAAGCGTATAATGCAAAGGAAAAATTAATTGTAACCGCTCATAACGCGGTGGTTTATGAAAAAGGAAATAAAAAATCGGCGGTCGTTTCGGACGTGGTGATGGGCAATTTATTGGCGCTTGAAGGAAAATACGGCGATGCTGAGTTTTGCGCGGTGTCGCTCCCTGACGGTAGAAAAGGATTTATTTCCACTGCCGAAACACTTCCTTTCACCGTATGGAAAAAAGGCATTCATTTGTCGGGTGACAACTTAATACATTTGGGAAAAGAATTTACCGGACTGCCTTATTTTTGGGGAGGAACTTCTGCGCGGGGAATGGACTGCAGCGGATTTACAAAAACACTTTATTATATGCACGGCATTATTCTGCCTCGCGATGCATCGCAACAATACCGGTGCGGCACGGAGATTGACACAAGCAACGGTTTTGGAAACCTGCAAAAAGGCGATTTATTGTTCTTTGGACGAAAAAACGAGAATGACCCCGGCAATCCTGCCATTATTCATGTGGCAATGTATATCGGCAATAACCAATTTATTCATTCCTCCAATACGGTGCGTATAAGCAGTTTCGACCCGCAAAGTCCGAATTTTGATGAATATAATCTGAAACGTTTTATCGGGGCTAAACGCATTTTAGGAGTTCCTGTAAACGGATATTGGAGCATTTTTGAACATGAGTGGTATAAATGAGTGATGAGTTATAAGGAATAAACGATAAGTAAAGAATTCAACCAATCAATTAATTAACAAATTAACCAACAACAATGGCACAAAATAGACGAAATTTCCTTAAGAATTTAGCAGTGTTAGGCGGATTGAGTATGGTAAATTTGCCTGCTGCAGCCAATGTTTTCACACAAAAATCAAAATCAAATTTATCAGGTAAAATGAAATTAAGTTGGCAACCGTATGATTTGCAATTAAAACATGCGTTTAATATCTCCAATTTTTCCCGCAAAACAACGCCGGTAGTGCTAACCTCCATTGAGTACGACGGTTTAATCGGGTATGGCGAAGCGTCTATGCCTCCTTATTTGGGCGAATCGCAGGCATCGGTGATGGAATTCCTGAAAAAAGTGGATTTATCCGGATTCAACGACCCGCTTAAAATAGAAGAAATACTTCAATATGTTGATTCCATTGCTGAGAATAATACGGCGGCAAAAGCATCGGTGGATATCGCCTTACACGATTTGGCGGGTAAAATCATAGGAAAACCATGGTATCAGCTTTGGGGACTCGATAAGGAAGATATTCCGAATACTACGTTTACCATCGGTATTGATACAGACGACGTTATCCGTGAAAAAGTAAAGGAAGTGGAAGGGCAGTTTAAAATTCTGAAAGTAAAACTCGGAACCTCCAATGATAAGCGGATTATTGAAGCGGTGCGTTCCGTCAGCAGTTTACCGTTGGCGGTAGATGCCAATCAGGGTTGGAAAGACAAACATTTCGCTCTGGATATGATTCATTGGTTAAAAGAAAAAGGAGTGGTAATGGTAGAACAACCGATGAAGAAATACAATTTGGACGATATCGCGTGGGTTACCGAACAAAGTCCGCTGCCGGTGTTTGCCGATGAATCTTGCCAGCGTTTGCATGATGTGGAACGTTTGAAAGGAGCTTTCTCGGGAATTAATATAAAACTGATGAAGTGCACGGGAATGCGTGAAGCGTGGCAAATGCGTAATTTGGCGCAAGTATTTGGAATGAAAGTAATGGTTGGTTGTATGACGGAAACTTCGTGCGCTATTTCTGCCGCGTCGCAATTAACTCCGGGAATTGATTTTGCCGATATGGACGGAGCATTGTTAATAAAAAATGACGCTTTTGACGGCGCAAAACTCACCGAAGGTAAAATGATACCGACAGATTTGCCCGGAATAGGAGCGAAGAAGATTGGTTGATTGGTTGATTGGTTGATTGGTTGATTGGTTGATTGGTTGATTAGTTAATTGGTTGATTGGTTGATTAGTTAATTAGTTAATTGGTTAATTGGTTAATCGGTTAATAAGTAAATTGGTAATTGATAATTGATAATTGATAATTGATAATTGATAATTGGTTCTATCACGTGTTCACCACCAAAGTAAATATACCCGCGTCAACAGTACAAATCGGTTATAATGATAAACTGATGACGTTGGGCTCATGTTTCGCGGAAAACATCGGCAAAAAACTAACAGACGCCTTTTTTCAGGTAAATATAAATCCTTTCGGGGTGTTGTATAATCCGATGTCGGTAAACGATTCGCTTCAGAAATTAATGGGCAATGATTTTTATACTGAAACTGAACTGTTTGAACATCAATCACTTTGGCATAGTTTTTCGCACAGCAGTTTATATTCAGGTGAAACGAAAAAAGAGTGTTTGCAAAAAATAAACGCGAGCCTACAAGAGGCGCGCAAATTCTTGCAAGAAACACGTTTTTTACTGATAACCTTTGGTACGGCGTGGATTTACGAGAACACGGAAGACGGAAAAACAGTTGCAAATTGTCATAAATTGCCTGCCAATCGTTTTCACAGACGGAGATTGAGCGTAACTGAAATTGGCGAGAAGTTTACAATCCTTTTATCTCAATTAAAAGCAAGAAACCCACACTTGGAAGTGATTTTCACCGTTAGTCCCATTCGGCACTGGAAAGATGGAGCGCACGAAAACAATGTCAGCAAATCAGTTCTACATCTGGCTATTGAAGAGTTGAAAGAAAAATTCCCGTTTGTACATTATTTCCCGGCGTATGAAATTCAATTGGACGAATTGCGCGATTACCGTTTTTACGCTCCCGATATGCTTCATCCATCGGAAACAGCGGTGGATTATATCTGGAAACGTTTTTCTGAGACTTATTTCGGGAAGGAGACGGAAGGATTGAAAAAAGAATTGGAACAGTTACGCGCCGATTTAAATCACCGTCCGTTGCATCCGGAATCATCCGAATATCAGCAATTTTTGAAAAGCGTAGAAAAAAGAAAAGCCAAATTGCAGGAAAAATATCCCGGACTTGGCTCACTTTTAGAAGGGAAATAATTTCTTATCANAAAACGGATTAGAACCAAAATCCNACATTCCCCGATACAATTAATTTTTGGTAGGCATTTGAATAACCCAATGTAAGTTCTATAGGACCTACAGGAGTTTTATAGGAATATGTTACACCCAATCCCCACGTTCCCTGGTAGTTTTTGAACTGGTCAAATTCATCGTTTTCCAACATATAATTGCCGGATAGCGTAAAGTAGCTTTTCTTAAAAGCATTATAACGAACTCCCAAACTACCTATAGCCACATTGCGCTTTACTGCCCACACAGAAGGCAACCCGTAAAAAGGTAAATGGTGGTAATAAAAAGCTTCATATTCGGTAGGAACAAGATAATTCCTTAAAAAAACAGGCGTTTTTTCGCCTCGCATAATAAAACGCGTATTGATTCCCGTTAACAACGCTAAATTAGAACCGATGCTTTGAACATTTTTGAGTTTTAATAAAACGATCGGGTGGAGGTCTTTATAGCTTTTATAATCGTGAGCCAATACAAATTCGGAATAAATTTGCGCTCCGCTTGTTGGATAGTAGAAATTATCCAAATTATCGAAATTATAAAAAACATAGTAATTGGAGATGGCATTATCTATCTTGGTCGCAACTACACCGCTATTTTCGGCTGCGTCATAAATATTGCCGATGTAATAATCTTCTTTTATACCCAGACCAATTAAAGAATAATTAAGCACACGTTGATAGGTGTATAATTTTGCTGAGCCGTAATATATGCTTGCGGGGTTGGTATAATTTTTTGTTGTATGTATTTTCATATCGGAGTATGAACCTTCAAGCGCCAATGCTAATTTGGGGAGTTTGTTTTTGTTCATTTCCGCCAAAAAATTAAATCTGGGATTATTTGAAACATCAGCTGTGAACGATAAAAAATTCACCGTATTGGAAAAGTTTTTGCGTGTAGCATTTAATATCACCGAAACCATACTTCGGGTATTTAATCTCATTCCTACATTCAAATCATAGTTTTTACGTTCTTCCACGGTGATGTCGAGTGTTTCACCTTCAGGTTTGTCTATAAATGCGAAATATACACGATTAAAAACGCCTAATCCGTATAAATTTTCTATTGATTTTTTTATTGCAGGTAAATCATAAGTCCCCGGCGTGCGTAGGTTTATAACTTCTAACAACAATTTAGTCGGTAATGAATATTTTCCTGTGAATTGAATTTTTACAATCTTTTGGGTTTTTAATGCGGTTAAACTATCGGTTATTGTTCTGGGTTGCAGATTATATTTCTTTTTTAATGCTCTGATTTGGTCTATAACAGCCATTGCCGATTCTTTGCCTCTACGTATTAATGTGTCTGCCACTTCGTTGGAGAAACTGGATGAATTGTAACCCGTAAGGTTCGGTTCAATTAAAATGTCGCAACGCGCTTTATTTGCAGAATCTTTACGCGCAGTAAGAATTCCCGCAAGTTGAGCCGTTAAATCCATCAACGTAGGAATTCTTTCTTTTTTCTTAAAGGCGGTATTTAAATTTACCCCGATAATAATGTCGGCGCCCATTCTTTTTGCCACATCCGTAGGAAAATTATTGACGGCGCCACCGTCTACCAGCATATAATCCTGGTATTTCATAGGAGCAAATACTCCGGGAATAGCCATACTGGAAAAAATAGCCGTAGGGAGAAATCCCGAATTCAATATTACTTCTTTTCCCGAATTTAAATCGGTGGCAACACAAGCAAAAGAGATGGGAAATTTATTAAAATCTGCTTTTTGCGGAACTCTTGAAGCTAATTCACAAAACAAGTTCAGAACATTTTCGCCTTGTACCACTCCATTACCTAAAGTGGGTTTATTTTCGGCATACACAGGAATTGAAAGCACGTATCTTTGCTGCTCCTGTTGTGTATATTGATCCAACTTTTTACGTGGCAGGTAATCCGAAAGCAATAACGACCAGTTTTCGTTCAAACACATATCGCTCAGGTCTTTGGATGTATATCCGATGGAATATAATCCTCCCATAATGCTTCCGATGCTCGTGCCGACGATGATATCGATAGGAATACCTTCTTTTTCCAATACCTCAAGCACACCAATATGTGAGAAACCTTTTGCGCCGCCTCCGCTTAAAACCAATGCAACCTTGGGGCGTGTAGAATTTTGTGCCTGCAAAAGTGGCAACGCAAAACCGATTATGATAAGTAATAGTATTATTTTTTTCATCTGTTTTAGCGCAGGAGTGGATGTGTTTCCGGTTTATGAACAACACAAAGATAAAAATTTAATACGACTTTTTTATAGCAACAGGCAAAAAAATATTCATCTACCAATATTGCTAAGATTTTGTGTTTTCATCTCAGAAATATAAAATAAATGAATATCGGAGAAATTGAATAATATGGTTAAGAAACTGTTCTCAGAGTTTTTATGTCCAATGGTTTATTGTTCATACTGTGAATTTATCCAGCTTTTCAATCCATTTTAACTTTACGCTTTCAGGTAAATAAGAGGCGGTAAATGAATTTTTGGCAATTTGAATAATTTCTTTTTCCGTCAATTGCAAAGCTTCGGATGTCTGTTCGTAGTTTTCATTTACATATCCTCCAAAATAAGCGGGGTCGTCTGAGTTTATTGTAACCATCAATCCTTTATCGAGCATCTTTTTTAACGGATGATCTTCCAATTTCTTTACTACCTGAAGTTTNAGNTTTGAAAGAGGACAAACNGTTANAGGAATACGCTTCTCCACAAGATACTGCACTAATTTTTCATCTTCCATACAGCGAATTCCGTGGTCAATACGGCTTACTTTCAACACGTTGAGCGCTTCCCAAATATAATCGGCAGGACCTTCTTCTCCGGCGTGCGCTACAACTTGAAATCCGGCGGCGCGCGCTTTTTCAAACACACGGGCGAATTTGCCGGGCGGGTGTCCCACTTCAGAAGAGTCCAAACCAAAACCTATGATTTTATCTTTGAATTTCAATGCTTCCTCGTATGTTTGAAGAGCAGAATCTTCATCCAAATGGCGTAAAAAGCAGACAATAAGGTATGAAGTTATTCCAAATTGATTTTCAGCATCTTTCATAGCTTTTGTAATNCCGTTAATAACGGTTTCCATCGTTACTCCTTTTTCTGTATGCGTTTGCGGATCAAAGAAAATTTCGGTGTGCACTACATTATCTTCATAGCATTTATTGAAATATGCCATTGTTAAATCGTAAAAATCCTGCTCGTACATCAATGCATTAGCGCCTTCATAATAAAGGTCTAAAAACTCCTGCAAGTTACCGAATTGATATGCTTTGCGAAGTTCCTCAATGGTGCTGAACTTGGTTTTTATGTTGTTCCGTTTGGCTATTTCAAACATCAATTCCGGCTCAAACGAACCTTCAATGTGAAGATGAAGTTCACATTTGGGAATTTCTTTNAGGAATTTTTTCAAATCTTTTGTCATTATATTTCAGTATTGTTTTTTTATATAATATATTTTCATTAAAAAAAGTTTACGAAAATATAAAAAATCAGGGCTACGCCCCTCTATAGGAGATGTTGTTTCTTCTCGTTACAGAGACATCGGGACTACGTCCCTTTGTTTGTATTGGTGTATTTTCCTACAAAGATATTGGGAGTAAGTTCCTTTATTTGTGGTATTGTTATTTTTTCACAAAAATCCTCGCGGGCTGTTTCCCTCAAAAAAGCAACATAGTTGCGATTTCTTTGTAACCAAACGAATTACCGAAAAAGTTTTCGCCAAGACATTAGGACTACGTCCCTCTATTTGTATTGTTAGTATTTTTTATAAAAGCCCTCGATGGGCTGTTTTCCTCAAAAAAAAGCAACATAGTTGCGATTTCTTTGTAACCAAACGAATTACCAGAAAAAGTTTTCGCCAAGACATTAGGACTACGTCCCTTTGTTTGTATTGTTAGTATTTTTTATAAAAGCCCTCGATGGGCTGTTTCCCTCAAAAAAGCAACATAGTTGCGATTTCTTTGTAACCAAACGAATTACCGAAAAAAAACGAGGGGCGGAGCCCTGAATGTTTGTGAGATGTATCTGCCTTTTACAATAAGCTTTTCAGCTTTTTTGTGAAATTCATTACATCTTCTTCAGTGGTGTCAAAAGAACACATCCAGCGGAGTTCGCCTGTTTCGGTATTCCAATCGTAAAAGCGATATGTTTCCCTTAAGGGTTCTACGGTATGTTTCGGAATAATAACGAAAAGTGCATTTGCTTGTACCTTTTGAGTAATGGTAACTTCTTTTATTTCCGACAATTGAGAAACTAAGAGTTGTGCCATTTTATTGGAATGCAATGCCATTTTACGCCAAAGTTCATCTTGCAACAAAGCAATGAATTGCGCTGCTATAAACCGGTTTTTGGAGAAAAGTTGTGCGGATTGTTTATGNAAAAAAGGTGCATTTTTCTTTAATTCTTCATTGAAAATTAAAACGG
The genomic region above belongs to uncultured Paludibacter sp. and contains:
- a CDS encoding conserved exported hypothetical protein (Evidence 4 : Unknown function but conserved in other organisms): MKKIILFLWFSFAFSIGICAQNNDIRRIVDEIQTKYVPDQRVLEYNIDIKQQDNTPTLTGVVSDVQVYQELINSLKTASVPFVDSIRVLPDKKAIGEKCWAFVPLSVINISNKPLFSAEIVSQTLMGTPIKLLDKSRGGWTQIQTPDGYIGWTNTDLDGITEQQRKAYNAKEKLIVTAHNAVVYEKGNKKSAVVSDVVMGNLLALEGKYGDAEFCAVSLPDGRKGFISTAETLPFTVWKKGIHLSGDNLIHLGKEFTGLPYFWGGTSARGMDCSGFTKTLYYMHGIILPRDASQQYRCGTEIDTSNGFGNLQKGDLLFFGRKNENDPGNPAIIHVAMYIGNNQFIHSSNTVRISSFDPQSPNFDEYNLKRFIGAKRILGVPVNGYWSIFEHEWYK
- a CDS encoding conserved exported hypothetical protein (Evidence 4 : Unknown function but conserved in other organisms), with product MAQNRRNFLKNLAVLGGLSMVNLPAAANVFTQKSKSNLSGKMKLSWQPYDLQLKHAFNISNFSRKTTPVVLTSIEYDGLIGYGEASMPPYLGESQASVMEFLKKVDLSGFNDPLKIEEILQYVDSIAENNTAAKASVDIALHDLAGKIIGKPWYQLWGLDKEDIPNTTFTIGIDTDDVIREKVKEVEGQFKILKVKLGTSNDKRIIEAVRSVSSLPLAVDANQGWKDKHFALDMIHWLKEKGVVMVEQPMKKYNLDDIAWVTEQSPLPVFADESCQRLHDVERLKGAFSGINIKLMKCTGMREAWQMRNLAQVFGMKVMVGCMTETSCAISAASQLTPGIDFADMDGALLIKNDAFDGAKLTEGKMIPTDLPGIGAKKIG
- a CDS encoding GSCFA domain protein — translated: MIIDNWFYHVFTTKVNIPASTVQIGYNDKLMTLGSCFAENIGKKLTDAFFQVNINPFGVLYNPMSVNDSLQKLMGNDFYTETELFEHQSLWHSFSHSSLYSGETKKECLQKINASLQEARKFLQETRFLLITFGTAWIYENTEDGKTVANCHKLPANRFHRRRLSVTEIGEKFTILLSQLKARNPHLEVIFTVSPIRHWKDGAHENNVSKSVLHLAIEELKEKFPFVHYFPAYEIQLDELRDYRFYAPDMLHPSETAVDYIWKRFSETYFGKETEGLKKELEQLRADLNHRPLHPESSEYQQFLKSVEKRKAKLQEKYPGLGSLLEGK
- a CDS encoding conserved membrane hypothetical protein (Evidence 4 : Unknown function but conserved in other organisms), with amino-acid sequence MKKIILLLIIIGFALPLLQAQNSTRPKVALVLSGGGAKGFSHIGVLEVLEKEGIPIDIIVGTSIGSIMGGLYSIGYTSKDLSDMCLNENWSLLLSDYLPRKKLDQYTQQEQQRYVLSIPVYAENKPTLGNGVVQGENVLNLFCELASRVPQKADFNKFPISFACVATDLNSGKEVILNSGFLPTAIFSSMAIPGVFAPMKYQDYMLVDGGAVNNFPTDVAKRMGADIIIGVNLNTAFKKKERIPTLMDLTAQLAGILTARKDSANKARCDILIEPNLTGYNSSSFSNEVADTLIRRGKESAMAVIDQIRALKKKYNLQPRTITDSLTALKTQKIVKIQFTGKYSLPTKLLLEVINLRTPGTYDLPAIKKSIENLYGLGVFNRVYFAFIDKPEGETLDITVEERKNYDLNVGMRLNTRSMVSVILNATRKNFSNTVNFLSFTADVSNNPRFNFLAEMNKNKLPKLALALEGSYSDMKIHTTKNYTNPASIYYGSAKLYTYQRVLNYSLIGLGIKEDYYIGNIYDAAENSGVVATKIDNAISNYYVFYNFDNLDNFYYPTSGAQIYSEFVLAHDYKSYKDLHPIVLLKLKNVQSIGSNLALLTGINTRFIMRGEKTPVFLRNYLVPTEYEAFYYHHLPFYGLPSVWAVKRNVAIGSLGVRYNAFKKSYFTLSGNYMLENDEFDQFKNYQGTWGLGVTYSYKTPVGPIELTLGYSNAYQKLIVSGNVGFWF
- a CDS encoding Adenine deaminase, which encodes MTKDLKKFLKEIPKCELHLHIEGSFEPELMFEIAKRNNIKTKFSTIEELRKAYQFGNLQEFLDLYYEGANALMYEQDFYDLTMAYFNKCYEDNVVHTEIFFDPQTHTEKGVTMETVINGITKAMKDAENQFGITSYLIVCFLRHLDEDSALQTYEEALKFKDKIIGFGLDSSEVGHPPGKFARVFEKARAAGFQVVAHAGEEGPADYIWEALNVLKVSRIDHGIRCMEDEKLVQYLVEKRIPXTVCPLSXLKLQVVKKLEDHPLKKMLDKGLMVTINSDDPAYFGGYVNENYEQTSEALQLTEKEIIQIAKNSFTASYLPESVKLKWIEKLDKFTV